ACGGCTATATCTATATCCGGCTGGAGGCAACCACCACACCCAAGTCCTTCGCAGTGCAGCTGCTGACCTCACTCTACCGACGCTTCCATCTCGGAGAATACATCCCGGTGGGAACTGCCAATAACCTGTTCAAAGCCTGCCTGCAGGTCTTGGAGGATCATGAAGATACCATCATCGTAATCGATGAGATCGACTATGCCTTCCGGCTTCCCCAGTTACTCGGTGCTATACGTGATATCGTGGATGAGACCCTGACGGTGGTGATCCTGGTCGGGATGCAGAATGCCAAGGATAAGCTGAACATGATCAATGAGTACTACTTTGATAGATGTAACAGCTTCTGCGAGTTCAGTTCCCTGACCAAGTCCGATATTAAAGCCATCGCCACGCAGGTGATGGAGGTCAAGGTCAGTCCTGAGATGGTAGAGATCATCTATCACCAGTGCGCGGGTAACCTGCGTAAGGCGATCAAGCTCATGCATACCTTAGAGATGGCGATCAGTAAGCAACCCGACCTCCCACTCTCGCAGATCAACTTCAGAG
The sequence above is a segment of the Candidatus Cloacimonadaceae bacterium genome. Coding sequences within it:
- a CDS encoding ATP-binding protein, translated to MKQGQLIKTSNVLKADATIKFLLNRPKLEMVGLGLIYGKPGLGKTNYANRMAFSNGYIYIRLEATTTPKSFAVQLLTSLYRRFHLGEYIPVGTANNLFKACLQVLEDHEDTIIVIDEIDYAFRLPQLLGAIRDIVDETLTVVILVGMQNAKDKLNMINEYYFDRCNSFCEFSSLTKSDIKAIATQVMEVKVSPEMVEIIYHQCAGNLRKAIKLMHTLEMAISKQPDLPLSQINFRAVL